The Natrinema amylolyticum genome includes the window GCGACCGTCGAAGAGGGCGCGGCGCCACGCGCCGCGGATGAGCGAGCGGGGAGGGACGACCCGCGAGACGAGGGCGACCGGGATCGAATCACGGTCCAGGCCGGCGCGGGGCTGGTCGCCGACAGCAATCCCACCGCCGAGTACGAAGAGACCGAGCAGAAGATGGGCGGCGTCCTCGCCGCGCTCGAGGAGATCGAGCTCCCGGCCGGCGAGGCCGGTTCGGACGCGGACCGCGAAGCGACGCCGGAGGTGGGGCAATGAGCCCGGCCGCGACTGACGAGGCGGCTGCGACCACCGACGGAGATGCGGACCCGATCACGGTCCTCTTCGTCGACAACTACGATTCGTTCACCTACAACCTCGTCGAGTACGTCAGCCAGCAGGCCGGCACCGAGACCGAGGTGCTAAAGAACACCGCCTCGCTCGCGGACGTCCGCGCCGTCGACCCCGACGCGATCATCGTCAGTCCCGGCCCCGGCCACCCGAAGAACGACCGCGACGTCGGCGTCACGATGGACGTGCTCCGGGAACTCTCGCCCGAAATACCGACGCTCGGCGTCTGTCTCGGCCTCGAGGCCGCCGTCTACGAGTACGGCGGAACCGTCGGCCGCGCGCCGGACCCAATCCATGGCAAGGCCTCCGCCGTCGACCACGACGGCGAGGGCGTTTTCGAGGGCCTCGAGCAGGGCTTTCGAGCGGGTCGCTATCATTCGCTCGTCGCGACGGAAGTGCCGGACTGTCTCGAGGTGTCGGCGACCGCGGAACACGGCAGCGCGGAACACGGGTCCGCCGACTCTGCGGCGGAACCGCAGGACGAGGAAACGCTCGTTATGGGCGTCCGCCACGAGGAGTATCCCCTCGAGTGCGTGCAGTTCCACCCCGAGAGCGTGCTCACGGCGGCGGGTCACGACGTGATCGAGAACTTCCTCTCGAACGTCTAGACGCGAATCGAGCCGCGGCGCTCTGGAGACGGATCGAGTCGAAAACGGATAGCGTTCTCGTAGCGGGGCGATTCGTCACTGGTATCGTCAGTTGTCCGAAGCCGTCTCAGACGCCGGGGAGCAACTCGAGT containing:
- the trpG gene encoding anthranilate synthase component II; this encodes MSPAATDEAAATTDGDADPITVLFVDNYDSFTYNLVEYVSQQAGTETEVLKNTASLADVRAVDPDAIIVSPGPGHPKNDRDVGVTMDVLRELSPEIPTLGVCLGLEAAVYEYGGTVGRAPDPIHGKASAVDHDGEGVFEGLEQGFRAGRYHSLVATEVPDCLEVSATAEHGSAEHGSADSAAEPQDEETLVMGVRHEEYPLECVQFHPESVLTAAGHDVIENFLSNV